A genomic stretch from Pontibacter liquoris includes:
- a CDS encoding SusC/RagA family TonB-linked outer membrane protein — MKKNYFNTWALSRSNHFKTVPQKKVFALLVAAACLAQGPVQAGTTTPGMFTAAYNTAEDMVQATEVSGRVTDENGAGVPGATVVVKGTTTGTATDANGNFTLKVPNGNGTLVVSFIGYKTQEVPINNRSTVDIKLGTDAQALQEIVVTGYATQEKKDLTGSVAIVDVSEMTKQPAGQVTSMLQGRAAGVTVLGSGQPGAGQQVRIRGFNTFGNNSPLYVVDGVPTQNINDINPNDIETMQVLKDAGSASIYGSRAANGVVIITTKKGKDKVTVQYDGYYGTQRPPEGNVWDLASPQEMADLNWRVAKNEELYGTGATPVLPDYLVAGTVTGLMEGDPRVDPSLYKVNPFYTGGSGELDTFYRIVKANKQGTNWFNEIFSPAPITNHNIAVSGGGNQGSFYFSANYFDQQGALLNTYFKRYTVRANSTYNVRKNIRVGENLAYSIIDNPQIGGGENPINMAYREQTIIPVYDIMGNFAGSFGSGLGNARNPVAQLSRIANNNVLNNRLFGNVFAEVDLFNDFTARTSFGGEMYNNNSRSFTYPEYEGAENNTFNQFNQDASNGYNWTWTNTLAYKKNFNDVHNLNVVVGTEAYNNFYNNLGGSTQGYFSFDPNFTTLSTGSGTPTNYSGRGEDALFSLIGRIDYSLMDKYLLGFVVRRDGSSRFQNNQYGTFPAVSAAWRISQESFMQGISWITDLKIRGGYGVMGNQLNVDPANAFTTYGSNRNVTYYDISGTNNSVAEGFRRTRIGNPDAKWESDINSNIGIDATILNGALDITADYYVKEIKDLLYNPEIPGTAGSATVPFVNIARMRNKGFDAAVTSHVTVTSDFRLDITGTITTYNNKILKVSNGAQAFDLESRRFNGSNIIRNRVGDPMSSFFGYQIEGFWDDESEINNANEEAKAVTGDTSAIYQSGIGIGRFRYADTNGDGLITPDDRVILGSPNPNFTYGLNIAATYKSFDFSMFLYGSQGNEIWNQVKWWTDFYPNFLGAKSKTAVYDSWTPEHHDAKAPIQENVGSFSTTNVPNSYYVENGSYLRAKNAQLGYTLPTGLTSKYGIERFRVYVQAANLFTITKYSGVDPEISGGTTAFGIDEGNYPNMRQYLFGVNVSF; from the coding sequence ATGAAAAAGAATTACTTCAATACTTGGGCGCTCTCAAGGAGCAACCATTTTAAAACGGTGCCACAAAAAAAGGTTTTTGCCTTGCTTGTGGCTGCTGCGTGCCTGGCACAGGGGCCTGTGCAGGCAGGGACAACAACTCCGGGGATGTTTACTGCTGCTTATAACACAGCAGAAGACATGGTACAGGCAACGGAAGTTAGCGGAAGAGTAACAGACGAAAATGGTGCCGGTGTACCTGGGGCTACCGTGGTAGTGAAGGGCACAACCACAGGTACGGCGACAGATGCGAATGGTAATTTTACGCTGAAAGTGCCTAATGGTAACGGCACCCTGGTAGTTTCCTTTATTGGCTACAAAACTCAGGAAGTACCGATCAATAACCGCTCTACAGTAGATATCAAGCTTGGTACGGATGCTCAGGCATTGCAGGAAATTGTAGTTACAGGTTACGCTACACAGGAGAAGAAGGATCTGACCGGGTCTGTAGCCATTGTAGATGTGAGTGAGATGACCAAACAGCCCGCTGGCCAGGTTACCAGTATGTTGCAAGGCAGGGCTGCCGGTGTTACGGTGCTTGGCTCAGGGCAGCCAGGCGCAGGTCAGCAGGTGCGGATACGCGGCTTTAACACATTCGGCAATAACAGCCCGCTTTATGTGGTAGATGGTGTTCCAACGCAAAATATCAACGATATCAATCCAAATGATATTGAAACGATGCAGGTGTTGAAAGATGCCGGATCTGCCTCTATTTATGGTTCACGTGCCGCTAATGGGGTTGTTATTATAACAACTAAAAAAGGAAAAGATAAAGTTACGGTGCAGTACGATGGCTATTATGGTACGCAACGACCACCTGAAGGCAATGTATGGGATTTAGCTTCGCCACAGGAAATGGCTGACTTGAACTGGCGCGTAGCTAAAAACGAGGAACTGTATGGCACCGGCGCCACTCCCGTGCTACCTGATTACTTGGTAGCAGGTACAGTAACAGGTCTTATGGAAGGTGATCCGAGGGTAGACCCGTCGCTTTACAAAGTGAATCCATTTTATACCGGTGGCAGTGGCGAACTGGACACATTCTATCGGATTGTGAAAGCGAACAAACAGGGTACCAACTGGTTCAACGAGATCTTCAGCCCGGCCCCTATCACAAATCACAACATAGCTGTGAGTGGCGGCGGTAACCAGGGTAGCTTTTATTTCTCCGCGAACTATTTCGATCAGCAGGGAGCGCTGTTGAATACCTACTTCAAACGGTATACTGTTCGTGCTAACAGTACCTATAATGTGCGGAAGAATATCCGTGTAGGAGAAAACCTGGCTTACTCTATCATCGACAATCCACAGATTGGCGGTGGAGAAAACCCTATCAATATGGCGTATCGGGAGCAAACAATCATTCCGGTATATGATATTATGGGCAACTTTGCCGGCTCGTTTGGTAGTGGATTAGGAAATGCCCGCAACCCGGTTGCGCAGCTTTCCCGAATTGCGAACAATAACGTGCTGAATAATCGCTTGTTTGGTAATGTGTTCGCCGAGGTGGACCTCTTCAATGATTTTACGGCCCGAACCAGCTTTGGTGGCGAAATGTATAACAACAACAGCCGCTCGTTTACCTATCCTGAATATGAAGGTGCTGAAAACAATACCTTCAATCAGTTTAATCAGGATGCAAGCAACGGCTATAACTGGACCTGGACCAACACGCTGGCCTACAAAAAGAATTTCAATGATGTCCACAACCTAAATGTGGTAGTTGGAACCGAGGCTTACAATAACTTTTATAACAACCTTGGAGGTTCTACGCAGGGCTACTTCTCATTTGATCCTAACTTTACCACGCTCAGCACCGGATCCGGTACCCCGACAAACTACAGTGGCAGAGGTGAAGATGCTCTCTTCTCTCTTATCGGTAGAATAGACTATAGCCTAATGGACAAGTACCTGCTGGGATTTGTCGTGCGTCGCGATGGCTCTTCGCGTTTCCAGAACAACCAATACGGCACATTCCCGGCTGTAAGTGCCGCTTGGCGTATTTCGCAGGAAAGCTTTATGCAGGGCATCTCCTGGATTACGGATCTCAAGATCAGGGGAGGCTATGGTGTAATGGGTAACCAACTCAACGTAGACCCGGCTAACGCTTTTACCACTTATGGTTCTAACAGAAACGTTACGTACTATGATATTAGTGGTACCAATAATTCTGTGGCGGAAGGTTTCAGACGGACACGCATCGGTAATCCGGATGCCAAGTGGGAGTCAGACATTAACAGCAACATTGGTATTGATGCAACCATCCTGAACGGAGCTTTGGATATTACGGCTGATTATTACGTGAAGGAAATCAAGGACCTGTTATATAACCCTGAAATCCCAGGTACTGCCGGTAGCGCCACGGTTCCGTTTGTGAACATTGCCCGAATGCGCAACAAAGGCTTTGATGCTGCTGTAACCAGCCACGTAACTGTCACTTCAGATTTCAGATTAGACATAACGGGTACTATTACTACATACAACAACAAAATCCTGAAGGTGTCGAATGGGGCGCAGGCTTTTGATCTGGAATCGCGTCGCTTTAACGGCAGCAACATTATCCGCAACAGAGTAGGAGATCCGATGAGCTCTTTCTTCGGTTACCAGATAGAAGGCTTCTGGGATGATGAGTCAGAGATAAACAATGCGAATGAAGAGGCAAAAGCCGTCACGGGTGATACTTCCGCTATTTATCAATCTGGTATCGGTATCGGGCGCTTCCGTTATGCCGACACTAACGGAGACGGTTTAATTACGCCGGACGATAGAGTGATCTTGGGCAGTCCGAACCCGAATTTCACATATGGACTAAACATTGCCGCAACCTACAAAAGCTTTGACTTCAGTATGTTCCTATATGGTAGCCAGGGCAACGAAATCTGGAACCAGGTAAAATGGTGGACAGATTTCTATCCGAACTTCCTTGGTGCAAAAAGCAAAACAGCTGTATATGATTCCTGGACGCCTGAGCATCATGATGCCAAAGCTCCTATCCAGGAGAACGTTGGTTCCTTTAGTACAACAAACGTTCCTAACTCCTACTATGTGGAGAACGGCTCCTACCTGCGAGCTAAAAATGCGCAGTTGGGTTATACCTTGCCAACAGGCCTGACCAGCAAGTATGGTATAGAGCGGTTCCGGGTGTATGTGCAGGCAGCTAACCTGTTTACCATCACCAAATATTCTGGTGTCGATCCGGAAATTAGTGGTGGTACCACAGCTTTTGGTATAGACGAAGGGAATTATCCTAACATGCGTCAGTATCTGTTCGGAGTAAATGTTTCCTTCTAA
- a CDS encoding ROK family protein yields the protein MISEGLVEKQGRGKSVGGRKPDLYGLKDNSLFVLSIDMERFKTRMAIFDNNNNNITQIHTFPITISKDLRAVGQLYEHASHLIQTSGIDTAKLMGIGISMPGLVSSGAGCNFTYLRTPPGSESLQQLLEKKFKKPVYIQNDVKSAALAEYRFGLASNRKDVLVLSMDWGIGLGVFMDGKLRGGASGFAGEFGHIPLIEDGVLCHCGKRGCLETVASGIALARMAKEGIKAGQSSLLNKLSDQELEQIEPSVIIEAAVMGDQYAINLLSEVGMNLGKGIAILIQLFNPELIVLGGKIAEAKQFITTPIQQAINTYCMAQLRENTSIASSELGPDAGIMGSVATVMENIFESQIELAR from the coding sequence TTGATTTCCGAAGGTCTGGTAGAAAAGCAGGGCCGGGGCAAATCCGTAGGCGGCCGCAAACCAGATCTTTATGGCCTAAAGGACAATTCGCTGTTTGTACTAAGCATCGACATGGAGCGGTTTAAAACCCGCATGGCCATCTTCGACAATAACAACAATAATATCACCCAAATACACACCTTTCCTATTACCATCTCCAAGGACCTGCGCGCCGTAGGCCAGCTTTATGAGCACGCCAGCCACCTGATCCAAACCTCGGGCATCGACACAGCCAAGCTCATGGGTATCGGCATCAGCATGCCGGGTCTGGTATCTTCCGGAGCGGGATGCAATTTTACGTATCTACGCACGCCACCCGGGTCCGAATCGCTGCAGCAGTTGCTGGAGAAAAAATTTAAAAAGCCGGTTTATATTCAGAACGACGTAAAGAGCGCTGCCTTGGCGGAGTACCGGTTTGGACTGGCCAGCAACCGAAAAGATGTGCTGGTGCTTTCGATGGACTGGGGCATTGGTCTAGGCGTGTTTATGGATGGTAAACTTCGGGGAGGCGCCTCGGGCTTTGCCGGCGAGTTCGGGCATATTCCGCTGATAGAAGATGGCGTTTTGTGCCATTGCGGAAAGCGCGGTTGCCTGGAAACGGTTGCCTCTGGCATAGCGCTGGCCCGTATGGCAAAAGAGGGTATTAAAGCAGGACAAAGCTCCCTGCTCAACAAACTATCGGATCAGGAACTGGAGCAGATCGAGCCAAGCGTTATTATAGAGGCAGCAGTTATGGGCGATCAGTATGCCATTAATCTTTTGTCGGAAGTTGGCATGAACCTGGGCAAGGGAATCGCCATCCTGATCCAGCTTTTTAATCCCGAGCTTATCGTACTGGGAGGCAAGATCGCTGAAGCAAAGCAATTCATCACCACACCTATTCAACAGGCTATTAACACCTACTGCATGGCACAGCTGCGCGAAAACACCAGCATTGCCTCGTCTGAACTGGGCCCGGATGCCGGCATTATGGGCTCTGTGGCAACGGTGATGGAAAATATTTTTGAGAGCCAGATAGAACTGGCCAGATAA
- a CDS encoding VCBS repeat-containing protein has product MLLLPACKQEEHHLFERLPVEQTGIAFSNRIQESDTMNVLQTEYIYNGGGVGIGDFNNDGLPDIYFTGNMVSNKLYLNKGDFRFDDITVKAHVTGEGKWCSGVALVDINNDGWLDMYVGATMKKDSLSRANLLYINNGLDKNGVPTFTEAAARYGIADTGYTTNAAFFDYDKDGDLDLYVVISVINKGVPSNYRKKITDGSAQNTDRLYRNNGNGTFTNVSREAGILIEGFGLGIAINDINLDGWPDIYITNDYLSNDLLYINNQDGTFTNKIADYIKHTSSSAMGNSVTDINNDGLVDILALDMLPEGNKRKKMMLMANNYATYLNNDIYGYQYQYIRNTLQLNQGITPKGHPVFSEVAQMTGLYQTDWSWTPLVADFDNDGLRDVIITNGFPKDLTDLDFRVYRNGPAGAVGGNAFLVDSMPTVKISNYAYKNKGDVSFSDETKNWGLDIPSFSNGAAYADLDNDGDLDFVVNNINDSAFVYRNSLYTSKESAPKNHYLRAKFKGKALNGAGLGATATIYYGKGQVQLHENSVYKGYLSSVEPTAHFGLGKVQQVDSLKVVWPDGSTQLLRNIKADQVLVLDQKNAGVVKPVQRSAGQQLAFKEVATALGVTYKSEEEDEIDFNWQRTLPHKLSQLGPGIAAGDVNGDGLDDFYIGGAAGKAGGLFTQQPDGTFRLAKGNLPAGKTGEDMGVLLFDADNDGDLDLYAASGSYEFLEGAPQLQDQLYLNNGKGNFIRATDALPVLTASKSCVRAADYDKDGDLDLFVAGRVVPGKYPLAPQSYILQNNKGRFTDVTATVSPMLKNLGMISDALWSDFDGDGNVDLVLAGEWLPVTFLQNKNGKFSNVTKTTGVALYTGWWNSLAAADFDNDGDIDYVAGNLGLNTNYVASASQPLSIIAKDFDSNGSLDPVLACYLKAEDGTMKPFPMHTRDDLNAQMPRTRSIFPRYVHFAKATIDEVIPATEREGAVQMQATHFQSSYLENLGQGKFKLRVLPKAAQVAPVYGMQPDDVDGDGNPDLLLVGNDYGTEVFTGRYDAFTGLYLKGNGKGGFLPTPLSKSGFFVDGDAKGMAQVFGANGQKLTLVTQNNDSLRIFASTSKPVRQTKVLALQPLDCLVTITYRNGKKQVKEFYYGQTYLSQSSRKLPLTQDMASVEIKDFSGHSRQVQL; this is encoded by the coding sequence GTGCTTCTGTTGCCTGCCTGTAAACAGGAAGAGCATCATCTTTTCGAGCGGCTGCCTGTTGAGCAGACCGGCATTGCCTTTTCTAACCGTATTCAGGAGTCGGACACAATGAATGTGCTTCAGACAGAATATATCTATAATGGGGGTGGCGTAGGAATAGGGGACTTCAATAATGATGGCCTGCCGGATATATATTTTACGGGCAACATGGTCTCTAACAAGCTATACCTCAACAAAGGCGATTTTAGGTTTGATGACATTACTGTGAAAGCGCATGTGACCGGCGAAGGAAAATGGTGTTCCGGGGTAGCTTTGGTGGATATCAACAACGATGGCTGGCTGGATATGTATGTAGGCGCCACCATGAAAAAGGATTCCCTTAGCCGGGCAAATCTGTTATACATCAACAATGGCTTGGATAAGAATGGGGTGCCCACGTTTACGGAAGCAGCCGCCAGGTATGGCATAGCAGACACTGGCTATACGACCAATGCTGCTTTTTTTGATTATGACAAAGACGGCGACTTAGATTTATATGTGGTCATTAGTGTGATCAACAAGGGTGTGCCGAGTAATTACCGAAAAAAGATCACCGACGGGTCGGCGCAGAACACGGACCGGCTGTACCGCAACAACGGCAACGGAACGTTTACCAATGTATCGCGTGAGGCAGGAATTTTAATTGAAGGCTTTGGATTGGGCATAGCCATCAATGATATCAATCTGGATGGCTGGCCGGACATTTACATTACCAACGACTATCTCTCCAACGACCTGCTTTATATCAACAACCAGGACGGGACATTCACAAATAAAATAGCCGATTACATTAAACACACCAGCTCCTCGGCCATGGGTAACAGCGTGACAGATATTAACAACGATGGACTAGTGGATATCCTGGCACTGGACATGCTGCCAGAAGGCAACAAGCGCAAGAAAATGATGTTGATGGCAAACAACTATGCCACTTATCTCAACAACGATATCTATGGCTACCAGTACCAGTATATCCGCAACACGCTGCAGCTTAACCAGGGAATAACCCCAAAAGGACACCCGGTTTTCAGCGAAGTCGCTCAGATGACGGGCCTGTACCAAACAGACTGGAGCTGGACACCTTTAGTAGCAGATTTTGACAACGACGGGCTGCGGGATGTGATCATCACCAATGGTTTCCCTAAAGACCTGACTGACTTAGATTTCAGAGTATACCGCAACGGGCCAGCTGGTGCAGTAGGGGGGAATGCGTTCCTCGTAGACTCTATGCCAACTGTTAAGATATCGAACTATGCCTATAAAAATAAAGGCGATGTTTCCTTTAGCGATGAAACCAAGAACTGGGGCCTGGACATACCTTCTTTCTCGAACGGGGCAGCTTATGCCGACCTGGACAATGATGGCGACCTGGACTTTGTGGTAAACAACATCAACGACAGTGCCTTTGTGTACCGTAACAGCCTGTATACTTCTAAAGAGAGCGCTCCAAAAAACCATTATTTGCGGGCTAAATTCAAGGGTAAGGCTCTCAATGGCGCAGGTCTGGGTGCTACGGCCACCATCTACTATGGCAAAGGCCAGGTGCAGCTGCACGAGAACAGCGTGTACAAAGGGTACCTGTCGTCTGTGGAGCCGACAGCCCATTTTGGTTTGGGCAAGGTGCAGCAGGTAGATTCGCTGAAAGTTGTATGGCCGGATGGCTCTACCCAGCTTCTCCGGAACATAAAGGCGGATCAGGTACTGGTGCTCGATCAGAAAAATGCCGGGGTTGTTAAACCAGTGCAAAGATCCGCAGGTCAGCAACTGGCGTTTAAAGAGGTTGCTACCGCCTTAGGGGTCACCTATAAAAGCGAAGAAGAGGATGAAATAGATTTTAACTGGCAACGTACGCTGCCGCATAAACTCTCGCAGCTCGGCCCGGGTATTGCGGCCGGCGATGTAAACGGCGACGGGCTGGATGACTTTTACATTGGCGGGGCTGCCGGCAAAGCAGGAGGCCTGTTTACGCAGCAGCCGGATGGTACTTTCCGGTTGGCGAAAGGAAACCTGCCCGCAGGCAAAACAGGGGAGGACATGGGCGTGCTGCTGTTTGATGCTGATAACGATGGCGATCTTGACCTGTATGCCGCCAGCGGCAGCTACGAGTTTCTAGAAGGCGCCCCGCAGCTGCAGGACCAGTTATACTTAAACAATGGCAAAGGTAACTTTATACGCGCCACGGATGCGCTTCCGGTGTTAACTGCCAGTAAGTCCTGCGTGAGAGCCGCAGATTATGACAAGGACGGTGATCTGGACCTGTTTGTGGCAGGCCGGGTAGTGCCCGGCAAATACCCGCTGGCCCCGCAAAGCTACATCCTCCAAAACAATAAAGGCCGCTTTACGGATGTAACCGCAACGGTGAGCCCCATGCTGAAGAACCTGGGCATGATCTCGGACGCCCTTTGGTCTGACTTTGACGGCGATGGCAACGTGGACCTGGTGCTTGCCGGGGAGTGGCTGCCGGTCACGTTTCTACAGAACAAAAACGGAAAGTTCAGCAACGTGACCAAAACAACCGGCGTTGCACTTTATACGGGTTGGTGGAACAGCCTGGCTGCGGCAGATTTTGACAACGACGGCGATATAGACTATGTGGCGGGCAACCTGGGCCTGAATACCAACTACGTGGCCTCGGCTAGCCAGCCGCTGAGCATCATTGCCAAGGATTTTGACAGCAACGGAAGTTTAGATCCGGTGCTGGCCTGCTACCTCAAAGCCGAAGACGGCACGATGAAGCCTTTCCCGATGCACACGCGCGATGACCTGAATGCCCAGATGCCCCGCACCCGAAGTATATTTCCGCGCTACGTTCATTTTGCCAAAGCCACCATCGATGAAGTGATCCCGGCAACAGAGCGGGAAGGCGCTGTGCAGATGCAGGCTACCCACTTCCAGAGTAGCTACCTCGAAAACCTGGGCCAGGGCAAATTTAAATTGCGCGTGCTTCCGAAAGCTGCCCAGGTAGCGCCCGTGTATGGCATGCAACCCGATGACGTAGACGGTGATGGCAACCCGGACCTGCTCCTGGTTGGCAATGATTATGGAACAGAGGTGTTTACCGGTCGCTACGATGCATTTACCGGCCTTTATCTGAAAGGAAATGGCAAAGGCGGGTTTTTACCAACACCACTTTCAAAAAGCGGTTTCTTTGTGGATGGCGATGCTAAAGGTATGGCGCAGGTATTTGGCGCTAACGGGCAAAAGCTAACCCTGGTAACCCAGAATAACGATAGCCTGCGCATCTTTGCTTCTACTAGTAAACCAGTAAGGCAAACCAAAGTACTAGCCCTGCAACCGCTGGATTGTCTGGTGACGATCACTTACAGAAACGGTAAAAAGCAGGTAAAGGAGTTCTACTACGGCCAGACATACTTGTCGCAGTCGTCGCGCAAGCTGCCCCTAACACAGGATATGGCCTCGGTAGAAATAAAGGATTTTAGCGGCCACAGCCGCCAGGTACAACTTTAG
- a CDS encoding RagB/SusD family nutrient uptake outer membrane protein codes for MKRFKYIVCGAIMATLPLISSCEDEFLDKPAIGALSDQVLANKAGVEKLLIGAYGALDGIGIGNWETSPTNWVYGSVAGGDAHKGSNGADQPGINPIATFSIDPSNGFINLKWRAMYEGISRTNSVLNLLSKAEDVTEGDRQRIEAEARFLRGHYYFELKKMFNMVPWIDETTTDFNQPNNVDIWPNIEADFQFAMDNLPNTQAEVGRANKWAAAAYLGKAYMFEHKFAEAKAIFDKVISEGVTSNGLKYGLVDKFKDNWTASAENNKESVFAIQMVANDGTNDIANANQGEMLNYPYNSPFRCCGFYQPTLDLANSYRTTAQGLPEPDSYNSDALKTDQGIGSDQSFTPDQGPVDPRLDWTVGRRGIPFLDWGLHPGSAWIREQSSAGPYSSEKHVYWQATAETYSDQHSWAPGSAINVLVIRFADVLLMAAEAEAQLGNLSQAETYVNMVRARAARPENVVNTYKNPAKPLEGFTSTPAANYKIATYADGYFSSIGQQKALEAIYFERKLELALEGHRFFDLVRWGIADKVLNNFFNYEGSRIPDVKEGNFVKGKNEYFPIPQRQIDLQTVDGVSVLTQNPGY; via the coding sequence ATGAAAAGGTTTAAATATATAGTTTGCGGAGCTATTATGGCAACGCTGCCGCTGATATCCTCTTGCGAGGATGAATTTCTGGACAAGCCTGCCATCGGTGCCCTAAGTGACCAGGTTTTAGCCAATAAAGCAGGTGTGGAGAAACTATTGATTGGTGCTTACGGTGCTCTCGATGGCATCGGCATTGGTAACTGGGAAACATCCCCTACCAACTGGGTGTATGGCAGTGTAGCTGGAGGAGATGCTCACAAAGGCAGTAACGGTGCCGACCAGCCGGGCATTAACCCTATTGCAACATTTAGTATAGACCCGAGCAATGGCTTTATTAACCTTAAATGGAGGGCTATGTACGAGGGAATATCCCGCACCAACTCTGTGCTAAACTTGCTAAGTAAGGCGGAAGATGTTACGGAAGGCGACAGGCAAAGAATTGAAGCAGAAGCACGTTTCCTGCGTGGGCACTACTACTTCGAATTGAAGAAGATGTTTAACATGGTGCCTTGGATCGACGAAACAACTACTGACTTCAACCAACCGAACAACGTGGATATTTGGCCTAATATCGAGGCTGATTTCCAATTTGCGATGGACAACCTGCCTAATACCCAGGCTGAAGTGGGGCGAGCTAATAAATGGGCTGCGGCTGCATACTTAGGTAAGGCCTATATGTTCGAACACAAGTTTGCGGAGGCAAAGGCTATTTTCGACAAGGTTATTTCGGAGGGTGTAACCTCTAATGGCTTAAAGTATGGCTTAGTGGATAAGTTCAAGGATAACTGGACTGCTTCTGCCGAGAATAACAAAGAGTCTGTGTTTGCCATTCAGATGGTAGCTAATGATGGTACCAACGATATTGCAAATGCTAATCAGGGCGAGATGCTAAACTATCCGTACAATAGCCCTTTCCGTTGCTGTGGTTTTTACCAACCGACCTTAGACCTGGCGAACTCGTACCGCACCACGGCACAAGGTCTGCCTGAGCCAGATTCATATAACTCAGATGCACTTAAAACTGATCAGGGAATTGGCTCAGATCAGTCGTTTACACCAGATCAGGGTCCTGTGGATCCCCGTTTGGACTGGACAGTTGGCCGTCGTGGTATTCCTTTCCTTGATTGGGGACTGCATCCTGGTTCAGCATGGATTCGCGAACAATCCTCTGCCGGTCCGTATTCTTCTGAAAAGCACGTTTACTGGCAGGCCACAGCAGAAACATATTCCGACCAGCACTCCTGGGCTCCAGGCTCAGCCATTAACGTACTTGTTATACGCTTTGCCGATGTCCTGCTAATGGCCGCAGAAGCCGAAGCGCAGTTAGGGAATCTGAGTCAGGCGGAAACTTATGTGAACATGGTGCGTGCCAGAGCTGCCAGACCAGAGAACGTTGTCAATACCTACAAGAATCCGGCAAAACCACTGGAAGGTTTTACAAGCACTCCGGCGGCGAATTATAAAATTGCCACTTATGCTGACGGATATTTTAGCAGCATTGGACAGCAGAAAGCTCTAGAAGCTATCTACTTTGAGCGTAAGCTGGAATTGGCGCTGGAAGGCCACCGTTTCTTCGATCTTGTGCGCTGGGGTATAGCTGATAAGGTTTTGAATAACTTTTTCAACTATGAGGGAAGCAGGATTCCGGATGTGAAGGAAGGTAATTTTGTAAAAGGCAAAAATGAATACTTCCCTATTCCACAGCGGCAGATTGATCTACAGACAGTAGATGGTGTATCAGTGCTTACGCAAAATCCTGGCTATTAA